The following is a genomic window from Miscanthus floridulus cultivar M001 chromosome 14, ASM1932011v1, whole genome shotgun sequence.
AAGGGAAAGTGTTAAGGTGAGTTTCTATactttgttctcttctttaagttttGCACAACATAGTAACTCAAATGGTTATTGACTGTTGCAGGGCATGCTTTGGTACTACGAAGTATTGCCATGCATGGCTGCGAAACATGGTACAAATGTTACTTCGTTCTGATATCTTCATTTACTTAGTACTTACTCTACTACCCAATTCACTTATCCTGAATGTTTCTTGTCTTTTCTCAGACATGTGGGAATCCAGATTGTCTCTATTTGCATGATGTAGGCAGTCAGGAGGATAGTTTTACTAAAGATGAGATCATCTCAGCATATACGAGGTAGTACTGAGCTATTTTAACTTATGTTGTGGAACCTTTGTTTCTTGTTCTGCTTCCTTATTCATTTTAGCCCTAAGTCATGTGTTAGTCCTGGCTATCACTTTCCTTCTCTGTCTAAACTACTTGTACTCACATTGCCTTTTTGAAAACACCATTTATTTTCCACTTCTGGATATAATAGTTAATCCCTTGAAGCCATACAAACAAGGTCTTACTATGTATAAGCTGTTGTTGTCTGAGGGTTTATTTACAAAAACATGTCTTCTTCAATGTGGATGCGTATTATATTAAGTGTTGCTTTGATGAACTCATCCCTATGCAAAATTTTATTATGTATAAGCTGTTGGTGTCCTTTGTAAGTGGATTTAGAAAAAAGTATGCGTGCTTCAATGTGGATGTTTTATTATATTATAAAGTACTGCTTTGATGAACTTTGTGCTAAAACAATTTTGATAGTTTCAATTGCTACTTTTCATTCACTCTTCTACATTCCTGTCAGGACTAGAGTCCCCCAGATGGCATCTAGTGTTTCACAAAGACGTACAGGCACTGTGTTGCCCCCTCCAGGAGATGATTTCTCTTACAGTGCGGTGGTTTCAGCCAAGCATACATTCAAGAATGGAACACTTGTATGTTCTCTATGCTGAAAATTCAAAGTGCATTGGAAGACATGCCATTTTTTTAAACTTAATGCTGCTTTTCTAGTCTAGGTTTAATTGCTGATATTTTCATCATGTTTTGGCTTACATACTCCATTAACTGGCCACCATCTGTTCAGAATGCCACCAACCAGCCCAGACTTTCACCTCCAAACAGTAGTTCTGGGAGGTCCACACTTCCACCAGCTGCCTCATGGTATGGTATCTCTAAAAGTCTTCTGCTACCTTTTTGCTATGCATTGAAGCTGAGGACTGTGTTactgattttttttccttttttatgtgCAGGGGGCAGCGTGATTTGAATGCCAGGGCAACAGCTACTGGGGCGACATCATCACAATCTCATGCAAAACCTAAATCAGAATCACAGAGTAATCCATTGTCAAGTTCTTCAGTAATTTCCAGTACAAGAACACCCTCTTCGTGGAATGATGATACAAGTACAGCAACAAAAATGTCTGAAGGACAGCAAGTGTCAGAAAAAGAGTCTAAAACCTTGCAGCCGTATAAGCCTGGTATTTCAAAGGAAACACAAGCTCTATCATCACTGGAGTCATCACTGGACATAGATTTCTCGACAATACCTTCAGCTTGGAATGACGATGACATTGTAGTATCAGATGGGATGTCAAAAGGAAGCGATGAAAATCAAGTTGCAAATGAAAATGGCGAGCTAACCCATCCAGCATCTAagccactggttttatctaaGAAAGACATAACAATGaacaacattaccagcaaaagtcCTTCAGCTTTTGTATCAAGTCTAGCAATATCTAAATCAGATGCAAGTACGAGTGATGGTGACCACTCACTTACCAATATTACTCCTAAAAGCCTTACATCAAATGCTGTAGACTGCCAATCTAGTCATGCTGCTGGGCAGAAAATATTGGAGGATATTGGATCCAGGAACACTGACATGGAGAAGCTATCTGCTCAGATATCTTCAGTAAAATTAGGTGGCAACAATGATATTCAGAGTATGGCAGGAAATCAGCAATCAGATGTAATGCCATGCACATCTCTTGATGTGCCCATGGATCAGAATTTTGACAAAGACCAATCTCATCTCAATCTTGATGAGCTCTTCTTACCTTCAGAAAATAAGGATACTATTCTTTCTTGTCAATATAGTTCTGATAAGCGTCTTGATTGGAGTTCAGAGCTGCAAAATTGTAGTGTGACTCCTTTAAATGATATAGTAGATTCTACAATGCTCACTGACAAACTTCATAGTATACTACTGGATGGTTCAAAGCAACCATCATATTCGTCATTTGCCCAATTTCCTAGTACATTGGATAATTCATTGTGGAATGATACAGAAAGTAACCCTGCATTGACGATTGGCACTAGAGCTTCTTCACAGACGGGGTTTTCTTCAATAAATAACACTTATGTCTTGCCAAATGGAGGTCAAGATGGGCTAGGGACTGTATATACACATGGTAATGTTTCTGGACATCCTGGAATAGGAAGTCATCAGCATAGAGCAATGGGTTCAGATAGTATAGGAAGTTTTGACAAGACCATAAGCGTAAATAAGGATGAGAGCAGAATAATTTCTGATATGTTGTCGTCAGAGTTTAATCCGTGGGATGATTCATATTCGACTGCTAACAATTTTGTTAGGATGCTTAGGGAATCTGAAAATAATGATGTCCATTTCACTGCGCCTTCATGGAAATCAGGAACTGGGAGCAAAGAGTCCAGATTTTCATTTGCTAGACAGGATAACCAAGGAAACTTGTTAGATTCATCTCTCAGAAACTGTGGTACTGGTACTGAGCAGAATTTGAGTTTGCTGCCCCAGAATTCTGGAGGAAATATTTACCAGAATGGCCTTGCATTCCAATAtctagaaaatgatttttccAATAGCAACTCTCTTGGTGTATTAGACATGGCAACTGCTGGTGAGTACTATAATACCTTTTCACTATTTTGCCTGACTGAGCAGAATGATAGGTACTGTAAATCGCACAAAAAAAAAGAATGATAGGTACTGTAATTGAATGAACTTATTTCTGTGTGCTGCACTTATTTTTCATTCAGTATTGGTAAAGATATTCTGACTCATGCAAATAGATTGTTGATCTGTTGGTGCTTATTATGTGATTTTCATGTTTACCAGTGATAAGTTTATGTGCTTACGAAGAATTTGCTTTCTCAGGTACATCGAGATCTAAAATATCTGCCCCCCCAGGATTTTCAGCACCAGCAAGAGTCCCCCCTCCTGGATTTTCTTCTGCATTTCCATCCCAGGATAGTTTGAACCCCACTCCTGGGTTTCCTTCTGGAATTTCGTCTCATGATGGGTCTATCCCTCTTCCTAGATTCCCTTCTGCATTTTCTTCTGGAATGTCAGCTCAGGAAGTGTCTAAGCCCCCTACTAGACTGCCTTCTCCATTTTCTTCTGGATTTTCATCTCAGGATGGACCTAATACCTCTTCTAGGTTTCCTCCTGCATTTTCTTCTGGACTTCCATCACAGGATGGCCCTAATCCCCCTTCTAGATTTCCTTCTGCATTTTCTTCTGGATTTTCATCACAGGATGGGTCTAATCAATCATATGGCTCAACATACCAAGGTTTGTTTCCTGTCTCAGTATTTTTGCTTATTTTCCTATAACTAGTTTGATTTCTCATGCCTTTTGCGGTTCTTCACAGACAATCTTCTCCGGGATACTGTTTTGGGTGGCAACAGTAATCATTACCAATCTCAGTTTGGAAGGCATGCAAGTGATATGGAGTTTGACGATCCTGCTATATTAGCTGTGGGCAAAGGGCTGATGCCTGGAATTGGCGATTCAGGGCTGGAGATGAAAAATACTCCTGCTTTTCAAGCACAGTTGCAACCAGCAAGTAGTGATTCAAGGTTTCAGTTGCATATACAGCCAAATGTGCAGTCTCATCAAAACCTGAGATTCACAGACCCTATGCAGGATGGCTTGAACCATATGAATGATAATTACCTGGCATCCAGATTTTTAGCTCAGAACCATGGTCCTATATCCCCTTATGCGCAGATTCCGCAACAACCCAGAAACTCGCAGCTTACAAGTGGTCACTGGGATGGGTGGAGTGATTCAAGACAAGGGAATAACACCACAATGTCAGACATGTCGAGGATGTTATATCCAAGTGACGTGAACAAGCTGCACAGGCTGGGTTCAAATGATATCTATAACAGATCCTTTGGAATGTGATTGTCTCTTGGGTAATGCGTGACTTTGAGCTGACATGTTCAAACTTGGGGCGCTTGTCGATTTCTGGAAGTAACCGGTTGGACAACAAATGCCTGAGGTGGATAGTGGTGTTGTGCTTATGAGCTGGTACACGAGTATTTATTGTTGTATTGGAATTGACCAACATGAACCTGAGCTTTGGTCCAGTCCTTTGAAATTACCAGGTTTGCATGCCATTGATTAGTTTCTTGTTAGTGAAACTAGCGTACTATGTATTGGTGCTCAAACAAGTTAGAAAACTGACCTTCCATTTGGTTTATTTGTTGATCAGGTTCATTCTCTTCTATGATTTTGTGAAGCTTGAATGAAAAGAAAGATGCGCCGAGAAGAACAAAGCAGCTGAAGTTGAAATAGATAGAGATGTCTATAATgtggtgtggtttgacttgtgaggGAAAGAGATTAAGAAGCAGCTAAGGTGGCTTGTCTTGATGACAGTTTGTTTTCTTGTGTCTGTACATGGTGATATCCGTCGGTTTGTGTAGTAACCTGGTGTTCGGTGTCTGTATTAACTAGTGGTGGTTGCTCTTGCTCCCTGCTGTTGTTGGCTGCCTGTGGCGAGTACATGCGTTTTGCGTAGGGAGCTGAGTGATATATTAATTAAAGGAAATTTGAGGTGAAGGTCAACAAGAAAGTCATATTCAACCAGTGTTACCCACGGCAATGTATGATACTGCATTGGTTTCTTTGCTTAGCATTACTTAGTATTCTTTTTTGAACAAAAAGTCCCTTAACCTTTATTTATTCAAAACAGACACTGTTTTCTGCCTCCCAAAACTTCGTTTCCTTATTTGATTTGCCTGCCAAAACTTTACTTTTGttcctgtcgggtaccataaaacggggtattCCGAGCGTACACTAAAAGAGGCACTAAAATTCCATCAACGGCAAAGTTAGAGGGTAAGTCATGGGCTCATAACCAGTCCTATCCGAGCCCACCTGGCTCTCCGCATCGTctcaggcctctcacgggaggtctcggcgtcctgacgcaattttcgcctcgcgcgaggcctcttacggaaggcctcggcaaggagcctaatctccgtctcgcgcgaggcctcattctccgtatcgctcgaggccggcttgtccatagcccgttgcctccgcctcgaccgatcttcccgacagcacgtcgtgtcccattaatgcgtcaaccactcccgcaatctcagtcggACGACAGCTCGACACCGCGGAATGGCCAACGGGACGtgaggtcgcatcaacgccataccagctgagacagggcatggcggggattaccggccactatattctgacgctgtgcccacgatcagtgcttgcactacactgtgccccgcgatccccgcctcgaaaacaacacgacatgggcagcctggcccgggtcatcaccgcctccgaaccagcacaccagatcaaccgctctctccgggcctcagcactatgcactagggtctcggctatctcgggattcgtgtctgtcgagaccccccactgcggtgcagcctcggcaccgaccgagcctcggtctcgcgcacagtcagtccacagcgactcgcacgctgaccgccgcacccgctccgaggcagtcctggggctcccatgacgcacaggagcggatgtgaccagcacgccgtcccagtgctccaaggacggaccactccgatgatTACGCCGCCACAgaaacaggccacagggctcggacacgccgcctctgttcgtacgacaccgtatagttaagcatatgtactacccttgtcctcccttcaaactataaaaggaaaggacttgggctattTATAAGGAGAGACTCATGAAGAACAAGACCCTGTAACACACacttcccagccgcctgagagcaacgactcaagcagcccacaccacacctcgccgagacctgggactaactccctctctcacctagcttgtaaccccctactacaagcatttcggtgcaaggaatacaagatcgatctcccagactggatgtagggctcgaattgcccgaaccagtataaaccttgtgtctctttgcatcaccatctggaatcgggGACACGtaggataaattcactagttggttgaggaccccccgatccaaaacaccgatagttggcgcgccaggtaggggaatctgcgtgtcagcttcatcatcccaacaggttccggatggtagaccccgtacgaccgctgcGTCCCGACACGGTGgtgtggtttgggagcctagagtttatgtctctagggcacgagtacgacatggtacttctcacaccccgagccccgcctgccgatgacgacgtcacgcatcggcagcccaggcgcaggcggcgctcgggcggccattctcgccacgctcgccaggcacgacgtgagCAAGATCATCCCGATGCCACGCAAACCCAGGGCGACTCGCCGCTCTCCGCCGGCACCCCACGACTAGCTGTTGGCGTAGGGTCCCTGGTTAGggatctgtctagcctgagcaTGGATAAGGGAAAAACACCGGTGGCACCTGGCGAtgccccgacatcaagctccgctccaccaatcCTTGAGGAGCTAACTCTGGCAGAACAGAGCCCGACGACggcactatctccataccccttcgggttgagaaatgccgccgcatcttatgcttacgcctatgcttccgctcacGTGGATCTCTCagagcgccgccagcgcttcgttcTTGACTTCGACACCACagcgtcgacccacacccacgccgactcctcggaggaggacgaggcatgggccggagcggatttctccgaCCTCCGCGACCACGAAACTATGcgtcgcttcttggccgcaagcgactattgctttggctactccgattctgacgatggaggtacttacgatcccactcgtgagtgcttccacgtcgtacttgggatgccaagcatgggcgaCGAGGATGAGGGGGTAGACAATCGcactccgcttcatcagggaatgGGCGATGCTATGCCTTCGCGCATTGTCCCACCCGCAGCACGGAATGAGAACTTTGCCCTCGAACAATTCCGGCGCCCGGACCTAGAACAactccgcgagcttcaggccaaggtcgagcaagatcggctccttctgcaacagctccaaagcactctcgagcaggagcagcaaggccgcGGTGACGGCGGAGGAGCCTGGCGGTGGGCTCGCGACATACACCactgcatcaacgacgacgaaggggacgatcgtcccccaatcttcaatcgcgctagccagaatgtcgcggctgcggcaatgctagtgcgcgcgatgcccgagccctccaccacagaAGGACGGCGGGTttgcggcgagctccgggatctcttcgagaccgccgcggtgcagcaggccgagagttccgcctcccggtgGCGCGATGCcgtctcggacctcccctcagcaccgcatcggtaggatagggaggccttggtTCGTCCCAAACCCGTTCGGGTGCCGGCAATCGGTAGGGTCCCCCCAGTCCACGACCGCCTCGATAATCGACGCGAGGCGTAgggtgaccacgaggtggtcggccgacgacgacgccacgacagcgAGGGGCTCGCCTGAGGCTATCATCCACATCGGGGTGGCCACTACGACAGtggagaggaccgcagtccttctcctgaaccacctagccctcgagtcttcagtagagccatccgcaatgCTCAGTTTCCAGCCCGGTTTTgccagccagccaacctcaccaagtatagcggtgagaccaaccccgagctctggctcgccgattaccgtctggcttgtcagctaggcggcgccgACGATGActggctcatcatccgcaaccttccattgctcttatcagactcagcacgagcctagcttgagcaccttcctccctctcagatccacgattggcgcgacttggttcggatcttcgtcgggaatttccagggcacatacgtgcgccctggaaactcctgggaccttaagagttgtcaccagaaaccagacgagtctctctgagacttcatcagACGCTTCTCGAAACaatgcactgagttgcccagcgtcggcgactcagagattgtctaggcttttctctctggcaccacctgccgagacttggtccgagaattaggcTAGAACGTGCCGCATtcggccgccgcgctcctcgacatcgccaccaacttcgccttagGCGAGGAGGctataggggccatcttccccatggatgatgccaaggggaagcggagggatgaggcccccgaggcctcagttccccgcctccccaaaaggaagaagaaggatcgccAGGGGAAGCGGGCCGTCCTCGAGACTGATATGGTcgcggccgcagaacgcaagaatctcCGAGGCCCCAAGTGCCCTACACCTTTCggcgacatgcttaagaaaccctacccttaccaccaaggcccgatcaagcatgccctcgaggattgctccatgctgcggcgttactacgccaggcttgggcccCCCGACGATgacaccaagcagaagggcgccggcgaccgggacgatgacaaggacgacgggttccccgaggtacacaatgccttcatgatcttcggcggaccctcggcgtgccttacggtgcggcagcgaaagagggaatgccGAGAGATCTtatcggtcaaggtggccactccctagtacctcgactggtctcgggagggtatcacctttgatcgagacgaccaccccgaccatgttccgaatcccgggtagtacccacttgttgtcaacccgatcattggcaacacccgactctccaaggtgttgatggacggaggcagcggcctcaatatcctatacgccaacaccctagagctcttggagatcgaccgatcgaggctccgaggcgacgccgcacccttccacagcatcgtgccagggaaacgtacgcgacccctcgggcgcatcgaccttgctgtctgctttggcaccccctccaactaccacaaggaagtccttaccttcgaggtggtcgggttcagaggaacctaccacgccatcctggggtggccgtgctacgccaagttcatggcagttcccaactatacctacctcaagcttaagatgccaggccccagcggtatcatcacgattgagtccacgtacgaacatgcatacgactgtgacgtcgagtgcatcgagtacgccgaggctctcgctgaggccgagaccctcatcgccaacctcgaccaattcagtggcgaggcgcctgactccaagcgtcgcgcaggGACGTTCGAGCccgtggaggccatcaagctcgtcccggtcgaccccgcctgccccgacgaccgggcgctgaggatcagcgccacccttgacatcaaataggaagccatgctcgtcgacttcctccgtgtgaatgccgacatattcgcatggagtccctcggacatgccgggcataccgagggaggtcgtcgagcacgccttggacatctgggcTAGCGCTaaaccggtgaagcaacgcctacgccgcttcgacgaggaaaagcgtagggccatcggtgaggaggtgcagaaactcttggcagccgggttcatcaaggaagtgtcccacctagagtggttagctaaccccgtgttagttaggaagaaaaatgggaaatggaggatgtgtgtagactacaccggtttgaacaaagcctgtccaaaagtccccttcccattacctcgaatcgatcagattgttgactccactgcggggtgcgagaccctgtctttccttgatgcgtattctggttaccatcaaatcaagatgaaagagtctgaccagcttgtgacttctttcatcaccccattcggcatgtactactatgtgactatgcctttcggcctcaaaaacgcaggggccacataccagcggtgcatgacctaggtctttggcgaccacattgggcggactgtcgaggcctatgtggacaacatcgtggtcaagaccagaaaggctgaggatctcgtcgatgacttaaggatagccttcaaatgccttagagagaagggcatcaagctcaatcccgagaagtgtgtgttcgaggtcccccgaggcatgctcttgggattcatagtctcagaacacggcattgaagccaacccagagaaggtcttggccataaccagcataggaccaatcagagacctcaagagagtacagagggtcatgggatgccttgcggccttgAGCCGCTtaatctcgcgcctcggcgaaaaaggcttgcctctgtaccgactcttgagaaaatccgagcgtttttcttggaccctcgaggccgaagaagccctcaacagactcaaagcgctgctcacaaatcctcctgtcctggtacccccagccaggga
Proteins encoded in this region:
- the LOC136506061 gene encoding uncharacterized protein isoform X2, which codes for MTTMSDDGDSTCPLCAEEMDITDQQLKACKCGYNICVWCWHHIIDMAEKEETEGRCPACRTRYDKDRIVKMAATCDSRTVAEKNAEKKHKTQKVKPKAAAPTTAMSTVESKKHLASVRVIQRNLVYIIGLPAHLCNESVLERREYFGQYGKVLKVSVSRPTGPPSQASANSNISVYITYAKEEEAIRCIQAVHNFVLEGKVLRACFGTTKYCHAWLRNMTCGNPDCLYLHDVGSQEDSFTKDEIISAYTRTRVPQMASSVSQRRTGTVLPPPGDDFSYSAVVSAKHTFKNGTLNATNQPRLSPPNSSSGRSTLPPAASWGQRDLNARATATGATSSQSHAKPKSESQSNPLSSSSVISSTRTPSSWNDDTSTATKMSEGQQVSEKESKTLQPYKPGISKETQALSSLESSLDIDFSTIPSAWNDDDIVVSDGMSKGSDENQVANENGELTHPASKPLVLSKKDITMNNITSKSPSAFVSSLAISKSDASTSDGDHSLTNITPKSLTSNAVDCQSSHAAGQKILEDIGSRNTDMEKLSAQISSVKLGGNNDIQSMAGNQQSDVMPCTSLDVPMDQNFDKDQSHLNLDELFLPSENKDTILSCQYSSDKRLDWSSELQNCSVTPLNDIVDSTMLTDKLHSILLDGSKQPSYSSFAQFPSTLDNSLWNDTESNPALTIGTRASSQTGFSSINNTYVLPNGGQDGLGTVYTHGNVSGHPGIGSHQHRAMGSDSIGSFDKTISVNKDESRIISDMLSSEFNPWDDSYSTANNFVRMLRESENNDVHFTAPSWKSGTGSKESRFSFARQDNQGNLLDSSLRNCGTGTEQNLSLLPQNSGGNIYQNGLAFQYLENDFSNSNSLGVLDMATAGTSRSKISAPPGFSAPARVPPPGFSSAFPSQDSLNPTPGFPSGISSHDGSIPLPRFPSAFSSGMSAQEVSKPPTRLPSPFSSGFSSQDGPNTSSRFPPAFSSGLPSQDGPNPPSRFPSAFSSGFSSQDGSNQSYGSTYQDNLLRDTVLGGNSNHYQSQFGRHASDMEFDDPAILAVGKGLMPGIGDSGLEMKNTPAFQAQLQPASSDSRFQLHIQPNVQSHQNLRFTDPMQDGLNHMNDNYLASRFLAQNHGPISPYAQIPQQPRNSQLTSGHWDGWSDSRQGNNTTMSDMSRMLYPSDVNKLHRLGSNDIYNRSFGM
- the LOC136506061 gene encoding uncharacterized protein isoform X1 gives rise to the protein MTTMSDDGDSTCPLCAEEMDITDQQLKACKCGYNICVWCWHHIIDMAEKEETEGRCPACRTRYDKDRIVKMAATCDRTVAEKNAEKKHKTQKVKPKAAAPTTAMSTVESKKHLASVRVIQRNLVYIIGLPAHLCNESVLERREYFGQYGKVLKVSVSRPTGPPSQASANSNISVYITYAKEEEAIRCIQAVHNFVLEGKVLRACFGTTKYCHAWLRNMTCGNPDCLYLHDVGSQEDSFTKDEIISAYTRTRVPQMASSVSQRRTGTVLPPPGDDFSYSAVVSAKHTFKNGTLNATNQPRLSPPNSSSGRSTLPPAASWGQRDLNARATATGATSSQSHAKPKSESQSNPLSSSSVISSTRTPSSWNDDTSTATKMSEGQQVSEKESKTLQPYKPGISKETQALSSLESSLDIDFSTIPSAWNDDDIVVSDGMSKGSDENQVANENGELTHPASKPLVLSKKDITMNNITSKSPSAFVSSLAISKSDASTSDGDHSLTNITPKSLTSNAVDCQSSHAAGQKILEDIGSRNTDMEKLSAQISSVKLGGNNDIQSMAGNQQSDVMPCTSLDVPMDQNFDKDQSHLNLDELFLPSENKDTILSCQYSSDKRLDWSSELQNCSVTPLNDIVDSTMLTDKLHSILLDGSKQPSYSSFAQFPSTLDNSLWNDTESNPALTIGTRASSQTGFSSINNTYVLPNGGQDGLGTVYTHGNVSGHPGIGSHQHRAMGSDSIGSFDKTISVNKDESRIISDMLSSEFNPWDDSYSTANNFVRMLRESENNDVHFTAPSWKSGTGSKESRFSFARQDNQGNLLDSSLRNCGTGTEQNLSLLPQNSGGNIYQNGLAFQYLENDFSNSNSLGVLDMATAGTSRSKISAPPGFSAPARVPPPGFSSAFPSQDSLNPTPGFPSGISSHDGSIPLPRFPSAFSSGMSAQEVSKPPTRLPSPFSSGFSSQDGPNTSSRFPPAFSSGLPSQDGPNPPSRFPSAFSSGFSSQDGSNQSYGSTYQDNLLRDTVLGGNSNHYQSQFGRHASDMEFDDPAILAVGKGLMPGIGDSGLEMKNTPAFQAQLQPASSDSRFQLHIQPNVQSHQNLRFTDPMQDGLNHMNDNYLASRFLAQNHGPISPYAQIPQQPRNSQLTSGHWDGWSDSRQGNNTTMSDMSRMLYPSDVNKLHRLGSNDIYNRSFGM